Within Kutzneria chonburiensis, the genomic segment GTGGGCCGGCTCACCTCACGGTGTCACGCCAGCTCAACGGCCACATCCGGGCCGTTCACCCACATGCGAATCGGGGTTGTCCCCAAGGCCGGCGCGGTTGTCCACAATCCCCAGGTGACGATCCACAGGTCGGCATGGTCGACTGCGCCGTCCGGGTGGTCACGCTTCCAGCGACGCCCGCAGCGACGCGACCAGCTCACGCAGCACGCCATTGGCCGCGCTCAGCCGCGAATCGTCCCAGTCGCCGAAGGCCGACCGGATCAACTCGGCCTGCTTCTCCTTCCAGCCGGCCAGCACCTGAAGGCCGCGCTCGGTCGGGCTGATCAGCGCCACCCGGCCGTCGCTGGGCGACGGACGGCGATCGACAAGGCCGGCCTTCTGGAGCTGGGCGATCTGCCGGCTGACCACGGAGGTGTCGACCACGCGCTGCTCGGCCAGGTCGGACACCCGGACCTCGCCGCGGGCCACCACGTCGGCCAGCAGCGCGCCGGCCGCCGGGTGCAGGCCGAACTCGTCGTCCCAGAACCGGGCCCGAGCCGCGTTCTGGATCTGGTTGAGCATCCGCAGCTGCCGGATCAGCTCGAGCGCCTCGTCGACCGACGGCCCCATCACAGCACCTCGTTCAGCCGATCCAACAGGGCGGAGAACGTGTGCATGTCCTCGTTGGACCAGTGCGAGAGCCGCTCCCACAGCAGCTTGCGGCGGTCGCTGCGGACGGCGTCCAGCCGGTCGTGGCCGGTCTCGGTCAGCTGCACGATGCGGGCCCGGCCGTCGGCGCTGTCCACGGCCCGTTCCAGCAGGCCGAGCTCCTCCAGCCGGGCGATCTGCCGGCTGACCGTCGACTTGTCGAGGCCGGTGCGCTCCACGATCTCCGCGGCGCGCACCGGTCCGGTCTCGTACAGGTGCACGAGCAGGGCGTACGAGGCGGTGTCCAGGCCCGGGTGGACCTGCTTGGCGACCTGCAGGGAGAAGCTGCGGGCCCGGCCGAACAGCACCGAAAGGGCCCGCTCCACGGCCTGGGCTGCCTCCCGGCGGTCAGCCTGATCGTGCTCGTCCACCCTTGGTCCTCCATCCGCGTCACACGAACGTCAAACCGTAGTGGTCGGGGTGTCCGATCCCCGCTAGCGGGCCGCCGTTCTGGCCGATCGGACGCCGAAGAAGTCCCCGCCCTTGCTGCGGCGGTCGTCGGTGCCCCAGTCCCGGGTCCGGTCGACCGGCACCAGCCTGGGGATGTGCTTGCGGCAGTGAATGTAGGCCTCGACCACCTCGAGCACCACCCAGCGCTCGGGCGTGCGGCCGCGGTCGAACTCGGTCGGTAGATCGGGGTGCACCGCCCGCAGCTCGGCGTCGTCGACGATGCGAGCCCGGCCGTTGACGTGCAGGCCGATCAGGTCGTCGACGAAGTCCAGCAGCAGCATCGCCACGTGGGCGTTCTCGCTGATGTTGCCGAGGCTGGCCATGACGCCGTTGCCCCGGTACTCGGGATAGGCCAGCCAGCGCTCGCCCAGCACCTGGACGAAGCCGCGCGGGCCGGCCCGGAAGGAGACGTCGCACTCGCCTGCGGCGTCGGCCGTGCCGATGAAGGCCATGTCCATGCGTGTAACGAACCCACGCATCTCGTCGTTGAGATGGTCGAGGACCTGATCACGGTAGAAGCGGGTGGCCCGGTCGACCGAGCCGAAGGCGCGCTGGAGCAGGTGCTCGCCGCGCGAACCGGGTAAGTGGGCCGCGTCGGGCATCGCGCCCAACGGATCGTCGGGGTGCAGGGTGATGTCGGTCACCGCGGGGGACGGCGCATCCGACAGCTCCAGCTGGAGCAGCTCGGGACCGGCGGTACCGGTCGGAGCAAGGTGGACGGGGGTCACGGTGATCCACCGTGTCACGCCGACCGCGTTCTGCACACCCCCGGCCCATTCTTCGCCCGTTCGTGGGAAGGTCTGTCAACAGTTAGTTACCCCGGTTCGCTCGAACGTGGCATCAAGTCCCACAAGGACCCGATGTCGAGTTAGGGTCCACCCTGTCGGGGGACGGATGCTTGACCACGGGGTGCCTTGCCAGGTGCCCCTGACTACGTGGAGACTGCGCCCGGACCATGACAGCCAACGCCGTGTTGAATCCCTTGCCTGCGACCAACCCTCAACGCGAACCGCCACCTGGTGTCACCGCGATGGTGCGGATGATTCGCGAGAGCTTCGCGGTCGTTGAACCCTGCGCCGACGAAGTGGCGAAGTTCTTCTACGGGATGCTGTTCAGCCTCGCGCCGACCACCCGGGACATGTTCCCGGTGAACATGTCGGTGCAGCGCAGCCGCCTGCTGCGGGCCCTCGTGCACGTGGTGCAGATGGTCGACCGCCCGGACGACCTGATCCCGTTCCTGCGCCAGCTCGGCCGCGACCACCGCAAGTTCGGCGTGGTCGCCAGCCACTACGAGTCGGTCGGCACCGCGCTGCTGGCCTCGATCAAGAAGTTCGCCGGCAAGTCGTGGACGCCGCAGGTCGAGCGGGCCTGGGCCGAGGCGTACACGATCATGGCCCGGTCCATGCAGGAGGCCGCGGCGGCCGACGAGGGCCCCGCCTTCTGGCCGGCCACCGTCGTCGACCACAAGCGCCTGAGCTGGGGTCTGGCCGTCGTCCGGGTGCAGCCCGACTACCCGGTGCCCTACCAGCCCGGCCAGTACGTGAGCGTGGAGACCCCGCAGCGGCCCCGGTTGTGGCGCTACTACAGCCCGGCCAACGCGCCCCGCGAGGACGGCACCATCGAGTTCCACATCCGCGCCGTCAACAGCGGCTGGGTCAGCCGGTCGATCGTGGCCCACACCCAGGTCGGCGACCAGTGGCGGATCGGCGCCCCGATGGGCCGGCTCACCGTGGACCGCGAGGGTGAGCGGGACATTCTGATGGTCGCCGGCGGCACCGGTGTCTCCCCGATGCGGTCCATCCTGGACAACCTGGCCCAGTGGGGCGAGAACCCCCGGGTGCACCTGTTCGTCGGCGGCCGCACCCGTGAGGACCTGTACGACCTGGAGAACCTCCAGCGCATCGCCCAGAGCAACCCCTGGCTGACCGTGGTGCCGGTGGTCGAGTCCGAGCCGGGCCTGCAGGGCTACGAGCACGGCTCGCTGGCCGACGTGGTCACCCGCTACGGCGCCTGGTCGGACCGGGAGGTCCTGGTCTGCGGCTCGCCGGCGATGATCCGGGCCACCGTGTCGCGGATGCTGGTGGCCGGCACGCCGCTGGACCACATCCGCTACGACCCGTTCACCCTCGACTAACAACCCCGGCGAGTCCCGCTTAGCGTCACACCGAAAGCACGAATCCGTTTCGTACTTTCGGTGTGACTGTGGGCGGGACTCGCCGGGGTTACTTCTTGGGCTTCCAGACCACGATCTGCTGCTGCTGACGGACCGGCACCAGGTCGCGGCGGTACGAGGCGTGCACCGCGGCCGCGGCCTGCTCGGCCGCCGCGTGCGCCGCGGCCAGCTCCTCCAGCAGCTCGGTCAGCCGGGACTTCAGCGCGTCCACCTGGTTCTCCAGGTCGATGATGCGCTTGATGCCGGCCAGGTTGACGCCTTCCTCCTGGGACAGCCGCTGCACCTCGCGGAGCAGCGAGATGTCCCGGGCCGAGTAGCGCCGACCACCGCCGGTGGCCCGGCCCGGCGACACCAGGCCGAGCCGGTCGTAGCTGCGCAGCGTCTGCGCGTGCAGCCCGGAGAGCTGGGCCGCCACCGAGATCACGAACACCGGAGTGTCCTCGTTGGTCCCCGGCGGGAACGAGAACGGGTTGCCCATCACGTCTCACCCTTTCCCAGCAGCGCGTCCAACTCCGCCCG encodes:
- a CDS encoding MarR family winged helix-turn-helix transcriptional regulator; amino-acid sequence: MGPSVDEALELIRQLRMLNQIQNAARARFWDDEFGLHPAAGALLADVVARGEVRVSDLAEQRVVDTSVVSRQIAQLQKAGLVDRRPSPSDGRVALISPTERGLQVLAGWKEKQAELIRSAFGDWDDSRLSAANGVLRELVASLRASLEA
- a CDS encoding MarR family winged helix-turn-helix transcriptional regulator; protein product: MDEHDQADRREAAQAVERALSVLFGRARSFSLQVAKQVHPGLDTASYALLVHLYETGPVRAAEIVERTGLDKSTVSRQIARLEELGLLERAVDSADGRARIVQLTETGHDRLDAVRSDRRKLLWERLSHWSNEDMHTFSALLDRLNEVL
- a CDS encoding pyridoxamine 5'-phosphate oxidase family protein produces the protein MTPVHLAPTGTAGPELLQLELSDAPSPAVTDITLHPDDPLGAMPDAAHLPGSRGEHLLQRAFGSVDRATRFYRDQVLDHLNDEMRGFVTRMDMAFIGTADAAGECDVSFRAGPRGFVQVLGERWLAYPEYRGNGVMASLGNISENAHVAMLLLDFVDDLIGLHVNGRARIVDDAELRAVHPDLPTEFDRGRTPERWVVLEVVEAYIHCRKHIPRLVPVDRTRDWGTDDRRSKGGDFFGVRSARTAAR
- a CDS encoding FAD-binding oxidoreductase, producing the protein MVRMIRESFAVVEPCADEVAKFFYGMLFSLAPTTRDMFPVNMSVQRSRLLRALVHVVQMVDRPDDLIPFLRQLGRDHRKFGVVASHYESVGTALLASIKKFAGKSWTPQVERAWAEAYTIMARSMQEAAAADEGPAFWPATVVDHKRLSWGLAVVRVQPDYPVPYQPGQYVSVETPQRPRLWRYYSPANAPREDGTIEFHIRAVNSGWVSRSIVAHTQVGDQWRIGAPMGRLTVDREGERDILMVAGGTGVSPMRSILDNLAQWGENPRVHLFVGGRTREDLYDLENLQRIAQSNPWLTVVPVVESEPGLQGYEHGSLADVVTRYGAWSDREVLVCGSPAMIRATVSRMLVAGTPLDHIRYDPFTLD
- a CDS encoding heat shock protein transcriptional repressor HspR, with the protein product MGNPFSFPPGTNEDTPVFVISVAAQLSGLHAQTLRSYDRLGLVSPGRATGGGRRYSARDISLLREVQRLSQEEGVNLAGIKRIIDLENQVDALKSRLTELLEELAAAHAAAEQAAAAVHASYRRDLVPVRQQQQIVVWKPKK